In a genomic window of Staphylococcus taiwanensis:
- a CDS encoding S-ribosylhomocysteine lyase gives MTKMNVESFNLDHTKVVAPFVRLAGTMEGLNGDVIKKYDIRFKQPNKEHMEMPGLHSLEHLMAENIRNHTDKVVDLSPMGCQTGFYVSFINHDDYEDVLDIIEKTLNDVLDATEVPACNEVQCGWAASHSLEGAKEIAQAFLDKRNQWNDVFGEGK, from the coding sequence ATGACTAAAATGAACGTTGAAAGTTTCAATTTAGATCACACTAAAGTTGTCGCACCATTCGTGCGTTTAGCAGGTACTATGGAAGGATTAAACGGCGATGTAATCAAAAAATATGATATTCGATTTAAACAACCGAATAAAGAACATATGGAAATGCCTGGCTTACATTCATTAGAACATTTAATGGCTGAAAATATTAGAAATCATACTGATAAAGTCGTTGATTTAAGTCCTATGGGTTGTCAAACTGGCTTTTATGTATCATTTATTAATCATGATGATTATGAGGACGTTTTAGACATTATTGAAAAAACTTTAAACGATGTCTTAGATGCTACTGAAGTACCAGCTTGTAACGAAGTACAATGTGGTTGGGCGGCAAGTCACTCTCTTGAAGGTGCAAAAGAAATTGCTCAAGCATTCTTAGACAAACGTAACCAATGGAATGATGTCTTTGGCGAAGGTAAATAA
- a CDS encoding EVE domain-containing protein, whose protein sequence is MTEEVNYFWLNCGFTRWNHNEPLVGQTTLFESGAQFNPTQGFRAFKKAKTGDQVIFYQVQTDTGLLGIGEIISVQTGAQSKIRVEFQFNEVLKPLTTDYLKRSETLDFRMNNMRETLINQLTQEEFELIVALGKGEEKLPRYFFLSETEDFEAGEHYTIYTHTYNGIKRNGYHFYNQLEVGDNLIFYNKNKEQSVVGIGEVSRHIHEKPPIPGRTNSTAIEIYYEKDITPVTLGALNKHPKLKNLYFLQENAKQAIASMNQTQYDAIIDMSMNDGIKTPFETIKKPELESVENENTLKPFILLVVDKKEEGLKAANNLLQKTNANPVITGGHPDFSEDMLYGKYLPNEAGALYYREGFITQLMPKNDKSYLVIDNFNKIDPDIFQTYINVLEGYEVTLPRYNKEGNMVKWSRDKDSFYHFNPNWHIIGVTYDRLENIKTKYSEQFLKYTRIVKVKHD, encoded by the coding sequence ATGACAGAAGAAGTAAATTACTTTTGGTTAAATTGTGGTTTTACAAGATGGAATCATAACGAACCATTAGTAGGACAAACAACTTTATTTGAATCTGGCGCACAGTTTAATCCCACGCAAGGTTTTAGAGCTTTTAAAAAAGCTAAGACTGGGGATCAAGTTATTTTTTATCAAGTTCAAACTGACACTGGTTTATTAGGAATTGGTGAAATTATTAGCGTCCAAACTGGAGCACAAAGTAAAATTCGAGTAGAGTTTCAATTTAATGAAGTGTTAAAACCTTTAACAACAGACTATTTAAAACGTAGTGAAACTTTAGATTTTCGTATGAACAATATGCGTGAAACATTGATAAATCAACTTACTCAAGAAGAGTTTGAATTAATTGTTGCTCTAGGTAAAGGTGAAGAGAAATTACCACGCTACTTTTTCTTATCTGAGACAGAAGATTTTGAAGCAGGAGAACATTATACGATTTATACGCATACTTATAATGGTATTAAACGTAACGGCTATCATTTTTATAATCAATTAGAAGTTGGCGATAATCTGATATTCTATAATAAAAATAAAGAACAATCTGTTGTGGGTATTGGAGAAGTTTCGAGACATATTCATGAAAAGCCACCAATACCAGGTCGTACTAATAGCACAGCAATTGAAATTTACTATGAGAAGGATATTACACCTGTGACCTTAGGAGCATTAAATAAGCATCCTAAGTTAAAGAATTTGTATTTTTTACAAGAAAATGCGAAACAAGCGATTGCTAGCATGAATCAAACTCAATATGATGCCATTATTGATATGAGTATGAATGATGGCATCAAAACACCATTTGAAACAATCAAAAAGCCTGAATTAGAATCAGTTGAAAATGAAAATACATTAAAACCTTTTATATTATTAGTCGTTGATAAAAAAGAAGAAGGTTTAAAAGCGGCAAATAATCTATTACAAAAAACGAATGCAAATCCTGTAATCACTGGTGGACATCCAGATTTTAGTGAAGATATGTTATATGGTAAATATTTACCTAATGAAGCTGGCGCACTGTATTATCGTGAAGGCTTTATTACGCAATTAATGCCAAAAAATGATAAAAGTTATTTAGTCATTGATAATTTTAATAAAATAGATCCAGATATTTTCCAAACTTACATTAACGTTTTAGAAGGGTATGAAGTGACGTTACCTCGATATAATAAAGAAGGAAACATGGTGAAATGGTCTCGTGATAAAGATTCATTTTATCATTTTAATCCTAATTGGCATATCATTGGTGTCACTTATGATCGCCTCGAAAATATCAAAACTAAATACTCAGAACAATTTTTAAAATATACAAGAATTGTTAAAGTGAAACACGATTAA
- the deoB gene encoding phosphopentomutase has protein sequence MTTPFKRVHLIVMDSVGIGEGPDAAAFNDEGSHTLKHTLEGFQQKLPNLEKLGLGNIEDLPVVNHVEQPGAFYTKLSEASVGKDTMTGHWEIMGLNIMQPFKVYPNGFPDDLIQQIEEMTGRKVVANKPASGTAIIDELGEHQMQTGDLIVYTSADPVLQIAAHEDIIPLEELYDICEKVRELTKDPKYLIGRVIARPYVGEPGNFTRTSNRHDYALKPFGKTVMNTLKDNGYDVIAIGKINDIYDGEGVTEAIRTKNNMDGMDQLINVVKKDFTGLSFLNLVDFDALYGHRRDKAGYAQAIKDFDERLPELFENLHEDDLVIITADHGNDPIADGTDHTREYIPVLMFSPKVTDYHELSGDTTFSSIGATIADNFNVELPEFGKSYLKEMGVEH, from the coding sequence ATGACTACACCATTTAAAAGAGTACATTTAATTGTAATGGACTCAGTAGGTATTGGAGAAGGACCTGATGCAGCAGCTTTTAACGATGAAGGATCACATACTCTAAAACATACATTAGAAGGATTTCAACAAAAATTACCTAATTTAGAAAAACTTGGTCTGGGAAATATTGAGGATTTGCCAGTTGTTAATCATGTTGAACAACCTGGTGCTTTTTATACAAAATTAAGCGAAGCTTCAGTTGGAAAAGATACGATGACGGGACATTGGGAAATTATGGGTTTAAATATTATGCAACCATTCAAAGTATATCCCAATGGCTTTCCAGATGATTTAATTCAACAAATTGAAGAAATGACTGGCCGAAAAGTTGTCGCAAATAAACCTGCATCAGGTACTGCAATTATCGATGAATTAGGCGAACATCAAATGCAAACTGGCGATTTAATTGTATATACAAGTGCGGATCCAGTTTTACAAATTGCAGCTCATGAAGATATCATTCCTTTAGAAGAGTTATATGACATTTGTGAGAAGGTTCGTGAATTAACGAAAGATCCAAAATATTTAATCGGTCGTGTCATCGCACGTCCATATGTTGGTGAACCAGGAAACTTTACACGTACATCTAATCGCCATGACTATGCTTTAAAACCATTTGGTAAAACGGTTATGAATACTTTAAAAGACAATGGTTATGATGTTATTGCAATTGGAAAAATAAATGATATTTATGATGGCGAGGGTGTTACTGAAGCCATTCGTACTAAGAATAATATGGATGGTATGGACCAATTAATTAATGTTGTGAAAAAAGACTTCACTGGATTGAGTTTCTTAAATTTAGTGGACTTTGATGCATTGTATGGTCATCGTCGTGATAAAGCTGGTTATGCCCAAGCAATTAAAGACTTTGATGAAAGATTACCTGAATTATTTGAGAATCTTCATGAAGACGATTTAGTTATTATTACAGCGGACCACGGTAATGATCCAATTGCTGATGGTACTGATCACACACGTGAATATATTCCAGTGTTAATGTTTAGTCCGAAGGTGACTGACTATCATGAACTATCAGGTGATACGACATTTAGTTCAATTGGTGCTACAATTGCAGATAACTTTAACGTTGAATTACCTGAATTCGGTAAGAGTTATTTAAAAGAAATGGGAGTTGAGCATTAA
- a CDS encoding M20 family metallopeptidase, with product MSNKQEILDYIENRKYDYVEISHRIHERPELGNEEIFASRILIDKLKENDFEIETDIAGHATGFIATYDSGKEGPTIGYLAEYDALPGLGHACGHNIIGTSSVLAGSALKQVADNAGGKVVVLGCPAEEGGENGSAKASYVKAGVIDDIDIALMIHPGNETYPTIDTLAVDVLDIKFYGKSAHASENADEALNALDAMISYFNGVAQLRQHIKKSQRVHGVILDGGKAANIIPDYTHARFYTRATTRKELDVLTEKVSQIAKGAAIQTGCDYEFGPIQNGVNEFIKTPKLDELFEKYAVEMGEEVSHDDFGFGSTDTGNVSHIVPTIHPHVKIGSRNLVGHTHRFREAAASVHGDQALIRGAKIIALMGLELIENKGLFDEITQQHSQVKG from the coding sequence ATGAGTAATAAACAAGAAATTTTAGATTATATAGAAAATAGAAAATATGATTATGTTGAAATTAGTCATCGAATACATGAACGCCCTGAATTAGGCAACGAAGAAATTTTTGCATCTCGAATTTTAATAGATAAATTAAAAGAAAATGACTTTGAAATTGAGACTGATATTGCAGGTCATGCTACAGGTTTTATTGCTACTTATGACTCAGGTAAAGAAGGACCAACTATTGGATATTTAGCAGAATATGATGCCTTACCAGGATTAGGTCATGCATGCGGTCATAACATTATAGGTACGTCTAGTGTTTTAGCAGGTTCCGCATTAAAACAAGTTGCAGATAACGCTGGAGGCAAAGTTGTTGTTTTAGGCTGTCCAGCTGAAGAGGGCGGGGAGAATGGTAGTGCTAAAGCATCATATGTTAAAGCAGGTGTCATTGATGATATTGATATTGCGTTGATGATTCATCCTGGTAATGAAACTTATCCAACCATTGATACATTGGCAGTGGATGTATTAGATATTAAATTTTACGGTAAGAGTGCTCATGCCTCTGAAAATGCTGACGAAGCATTGAATGCGCTAGATGCTATGATTTCATATTTCAATGGTGTAGCTCAACTTCGACAACATATTAAAAAAAGTCAACGTGTACATGGTGTTATTCTTGATGGAGGTAAAGCAGCAAATATTATTCCAGATTATACACATGCGAGATTTTATACACGTGCTACGACACGTAAAGAGTTAGATGTTCTAACTGAGAAAGTTAGCCAAATTGCGAAAGGTGCTGCAATACAAACAGGTTGTGATTATGAGTTCGGTCCCATTCAAAATGGCGTGAATGAATTTATTAAAACGCCTAAGTTAGATGAATTATTTGAAAAGTACGCGGTTGAAATGGGAGAAGAAGTCAGTCATGATGATTTTGGTTTCGGTTCAACAGATACGGGGAATGTCAGTCATATAGTTCCTACTATACATCCCCATGTGAAGATTGGATCAAGAAATTTAGTTGGTCATACGCATCGTTTTAGAGAAGCGGCTGCTAGTGTGCATGGTGATCAAGCATTGATTCGCGGTGCAAAGATTATTGCATTAATGGGATTAGAATTAATTGAAAATAAGGGATTGTTTGATGAAATTACTCAGCAGCACTCTCAAGTAAAGGGGTAG
- a CDS encoding SDR family oxidoreductase yields the protein MSILVIGANGGVGAKLVSQLKNDNVDFTAGVRKEEQVNALKEQNVNAILIDIEKDSIEDLTDKFKAFDKVVFSVGSGGSTGADKTIIVDLDGAVKTMEASKNADVKHYVMVSTYDSRREAFDRSGDLKPYTIAKHYADNHLRASGLTYTIVHPGGLEDKTGTGKIEADLYFDGRGTIPREDVASVLREIVTSDNKFLNKEFQIITGDKTIQEALSSYE from the coding sequence ATGAGTATTTTGGTTATAGGAGCTAACGGTGGCGTAGGTGCCAAGCTAGTTAGCCAATTAAAAAATGATAACGTAGATTTTACTGCAGGAGTTAGAAAAGAGGAACAAGTCAATGCTTTAAAAGAACAAAATGTAAACGCAATTCTAATAGATATAGAAAAAGACAGTATTGAGGACTTAACTGATAAATTTAAAGCATTTGATAAAGTAGTATTCTCTGTAGGCTCAGGAGGCAGTACTGGTGCGGATAAAACAATTATCGTAGACTTAGACGGTGCGGTTAAAACTATGGAAGCTAGTAAAAATGCTGATGTGAAACATTATGTAATGGTCTCTACTTATGATTCAAGACGTGAAGCGTTTGATAGAAGCGGTGACTTAAAACCATATACAATTGCGAAACACTATGCCGATAATCATTTAAGAGCATCAGGTTTAACTTATACCATTGTACATCCTGGTGGATTAGAGGATAAAACTGGTACAGGCAAAATTGAAGCTGATCTTTACTTTGATGGTAGAGGTACCATTCCGAGAGAAGATGTTGCGTCAGTTTTAAGAGAAATAGTAACTTCAGATAATAAATTTTTAAATAAAGAATTTCAAATCATAACTGGTGATAAAACTATTCAAGAAGCACTTTCTTCATATGAATAA
- the deoD gene encoding purine-nucleoside phosphorylase has protein sequence MTNGTPHIQPNGTKIAKTVLMPGDPLRAKYIADNFLENVEQFNEVRNMFGYTGTYKGKEISVMGSGMGIPSIGIYSYELYNFFDVDTIIRVGSCGALQENVNLYDVIIAQAASTNSNYVDQFNIPGHFAPIADFELITKAKNIADKIGAVSHVGNVLSSDTFYNADATFNDNWKKMGILGIEMESAGLYLNAINAGKKALGIFTVSDHILRDEATTAEERQNSFTQMMEIALEIAE, from the coding sequence ATGACAAATGGCACACCTCACATTCAACCTAATGGAACAAAAATTGCAAAAACAGTTTTAATGCCTGGCGACCCTTTACGTGCAAAATATATTGCTGATAATTTTTTAGAAAATGTTGAACAATTTAACGAAGTACGTAATATGTTTGGTTATACTGGTACATATAAAGGCAAAGAAATTTCAGTAATGGGCTCTGGTATGGGAATTCCAAGTATTGGTATTTATTCATATGAGCTTTATAATTTCTTTGATGTAGACACAATTATCCGTGTTGGTTCATGTGGTGCATTACAAGAGAATGTTAACTTGTATGATGTTATTATTGCTCAAGCAGCATCTACTAACTCTAATTATGTAGACCAATTTAATATTCCTGGCCACTTTGCCCCAATCGCTGACTTTGAACTCATTACTAAAGCTAAAAATATTGCTGATAAAATTGGAGCAGTAAGTCATGTAGGTAACGTATTATCTTCAGATACATTCTATAATGCTGATGCAACGTTCAATGACAATTGGAAAAAAATGGGAATTTTAGGTATTGAAATGGAATCAGCAGGTTTATACTTAAATGCTATTAATGCTGGCAAAAAAGCATTGGGCATTTTCACTGTTAGTGACCATATTTTAAGAGACGAAGCTACAACAGCAGAAGAACGTCAAAACTCATTCACTCAAATGATGGAAATTGCCTTAGAAATTGCTGAATAA
- a CDS encoding class I mannose-6-phosphate isomerase produces the protein MPLFLKPIFHEKIWGGKQLTEFNYDLPSEHIGECWGISAHPNGQSIILNGPYNGLTLNQVWAEHRELFGDFPSKDFPLLCKIVDAKESPSVHVHPDDSYAYEFENGQYGKSECWYIISAKEDAEIIVGTTADSKEELRKEIEQGNILETLKTVKVQSGEFYFIPAGTIHSIGEGVMVYETMQSSDISYRLFDYNRQRTDAQSLDIEKALDVTQFTAELPNIVPENEIIENHKCSHIVSNDFFTMVKWEINGTLNYMKPREFCLVSVIDGDGQIIIDGEIFKIQKGSNFILTSEDLDSVFEGEFNLIISYI, from the coding sequence ATGCCATTATTTTTAAAGCCTATTTTCCATGAAAAAATATGGGGCGGTAAGCAATTAACTGAATTTAATTATGACCTCCCAAGTGAACATATAGGAGAATGTTGGGGAATTTCAGCACATCCAAACGGTCAAAGTATCATTTTGAATGGTCCTTATAATGGCCTAACATTAAATCAAGTGTGGGCAGAGCATAGAGAACTTTTTGGAGACTTTCCCAGTAAAGATTTTCCATTATTATGTAAAATCGTAGATGCAAAGGAATCACCATCAGTCCATGTTCATCCTGACGATTCGTATGCTTATGAATTCGAAAATGGTCAATATGGTAAATCAGAATGTTGGTATATTATTAGTGCTAAAGAAGATGCTGAAATTATCGTTGGCACAACTGCTGACTCTAAAGAAGAATTAAGAAAAGAAATTGAACAAGGAAATATACTTGAAACATTAAAGACAGTTAAAGTTCAATCTGGAGAATTTTACTTTATTCCTGCAGGAACAATTCATTCAATAGGTGAAGGTGTAATGGTTTATGAAACGATGCAATCATCAGATATTTCATATAGACTTTTTGATTATAATCGTCAACGTACTGATGCTCAATCACTTGATATTGAAAAAGCACTCGACGTTACACAATTTACTGCCGAATTGCCGAATATAGTTCCTGAAAATGAAATTATCGAAAATCATAAATGTAGCCATATTGTTTCTAATGACTTTTTTACAATGGTCAAATGGGAAATCAATGGTACATTAAATTATATGAAACCTAGAGAGTTTTGTCTTGTTTCTGTTATTGATGGAGATGGACAAATTATTATTGATGGTGAAATATTTAAAATTCAAAAAGGTTCAAATTTTATTTTGACTTCTGAAGATTTAGATAGTGTATTTGAAGGTGAGTTTAACTTAATAATAAGTTACATATAA
- a CDS encoding DNA starvation/stationary phase protection protein, whose amino-acid sequence MMSQQDVVKELNQQVANWTVAFTKLHNFHWYVKGPNFFSLHEKFEELYNEASQYVDDLAERILAIGGNPVGTLKESLDISIVDEAGKNYTAEQMVEAFSKDLTNISEQLAKAIEVAGEAGDDVSEDMFIGMKNSIDKHNWMFKSYLV is encoded by the coding sequence ATAATGAGTCAACAAGACGTAGTAAAAGAATTAAACCAACAAGTTGCAAACTGGACAGTAGCATTCACAAAATTACACAATTTCCATTGGTATGTTAAAGGACCTAACTTCTTCTCTTTACATGAGAAATTTGAAGAATTGTATAATGAAGCTAGCCAATATGTAGATGATTTAGCAGAACGTATTTTAGCTATCGGTGGTAATCCTGTAGGTACATTGAAAGAAAGTTTAGACATCTCTATTGTAGATGAAGCGGGTAAAAATTATACAGCTGAACAAATGGTTGAAGCTTTCTCTAAAGACTTAACTAACATTTCAGAACAATTAGCTAAAGCAATTGAAGTAGCTGGAGAAGCTGGAGACGATGTATCAGAAGATATGTTTATTGGAATGAAAAATTCAATTGATAAACACAATTGGATGTTTAAATCTTATTTAGTATAA
- a CDS encoding DUF393 domain-containing protein — protein MPIIYYDGNCVYCYNYCIWLIQHGLPKNYEFATLKSDTGKHLFEQHPEAKNRNSVILQQGHHLEYKSNAIATLIMTTSNYKWLGLLLKCIPRPIRDLGYNLFANNRNRMWKTHWHQPNAYEKSFFINDKRG, from the coding sequence ATGCCAATAATTTATTATGATGGTAATTGCGTTTATTGCTATAACTATTGTATATGGCTTATTCAACATGGATTACCTAAAAATTATGAGTTTGCAACATTAAAAAGTGATACTGGTAAACATTTATTTGAACAACATCCAGAAGCTAAAAATAGAAATAGTGTGATTTTGCAACAAGGTCATCATTTAGAGTATAAATCTAATGCTATTGCAACTTTAATTATGACAACAAGTAATTATAAATGGTTAGGTTTACTACTTAAATGTATACCTCGACCAATTAGAGATTTAGGATATAACTTATTTGCTAATAATCGTAATAGAATGTGGAAAACACATTGGCACCAACCCAATGCATATGAAAAATCATTTTTTATTAATGATAAACGAGGGTAA
- the deoC gene encoding deoxyribose-phosphate aldolase, which translates to MNYAKYIDHTLLKPESTRQQIDQIIQEAKEYNFKSICVSPTHVKYAADKLKDSDVLVCTVIGFPLGATTTASKIFETEDAIKNGASEIDMVINIGALKDGRFEDVQKDIEGVVGAANGKTVKVIIETVLLTDDEKVKASELAKVAGANFVKTSTGFAGGGATPEDVKLMKETVGDDLEVKASGSVRNLEDFNKMIDAGATRIGASAGVQIIQGLESNSDY; encoded by the coding sequence ATGAATTATGCGAAATACATTGATCATACATTATTAAAACCTGAATCAACACGTCAACAAATTGATCAAATTATCCAAGAGGCTAAAGAATATAACTTTAAATCTATCTGTGTTAGTCCAACACATGTGAAATATGCTGCTGATAAATTAAAAGATTCGGATGTATTAGTTTGTACAGTAATAGGTTTTCCTCTAGGAGCAACTACGACAGCGTCTAAAATTTTTGAAACAGAAGATGCCATTAAAAATGGGGCATCAGAAATCGATATGGTCATTAATATCGGTGCCCTCAAAGATGGCAGATTTGAAGATGTGCAAAAAGATATCGAAGGTGTTGTAGGTGCAGCAAATGGTAAAACAGTTAAAGTAATTATTGAAACTGTATTATTAACTGATGACGAAAAAGTAAAAGCGAGTGAATTAGCTAAAGTAGCTGGTGCTAATTTCGTTAAAACGTCTACAGGTTTTGCTGGTGGAGGAGCGACTCCAGAAGATGTTAAATTGATGAAAGAAACGGTTGGGGATGATTTAGAAGTTAAAGCATCTGGGAGCGTACGCAATCTTGAAGACTTCAATAAGATGATTGATGCAGGTGCAACTCGAATTGGTGCAAGTGCTGGAGTGCAAATTATTCAAGGTTTAGAATCGAATTCTGATTATTAA
- a CDS encoding helix-turn-helix transcriptional regulator, with protein MTDSNQHDTQDFTLEYATEIFKALSDYNRLRILLLLENGEASVGHITHTLNLSQSNVSHQLKILKQTQLVKASRHGQSMIYSIGDQHVSTLLKQAIYHATHLRGEK; from the coding sequence ATGACCGATTCAAATCAACATGATACACAAGACTTTACTCTAGAGTATGCAACCGAAATTTTTAAAGCGCTTAGTGATTATAATCGTCTTCGCATTTTATTGTTACTTGAAAATGGTGAAGCAAGTGTAGGCCACATTACGCATACTTTAAATTTAAGTCAATCAAATGTTTCTCACCAACTTAAAATTTTAAAACAAACACAACTCGTTAAAGCATCTAGACATGGTCAATCTATGATTTACTCAATAGGTGACCAACATGTTTCAACCCTATTAAAACAAGCAAT
- a CDS encoding pyrimidine-nucleoside phosphorylase yields the protein MRMVDIIEKKRDGKALTTKEIEFFINGYTNGDIPDYQASSLAMAIFFQDMNEEERAALTMAMVNSGDVIDLSQINGIKVDKHSTGGVGDTTTLVLAPLVAAVGVPVAKMSGRGLGHTGGTIDKLESIKGFHVEISEADFVKLVNKNQVAVIGQSGNLTPADKKLYALRDVTGTVNSIPLIASSIMSKKIAAGADAIVLDVKTGNGAFMKTLEDAESLAHAMVSIGNNVGRNTMAIISDMSQPLGRAIGNALELKEAIDTLNGEGPEDLTELVLTLGSQMVVLANKATSLDEARERLLNAISDGSAIAKFKTFLQNQGGDASVVDHPENLPTAQYQIDYKAKSSGVVAELIANEIGVASMMLGAGRQTKEDKIDLSVGLVLNKKVGDSVEEGESLLTIHSNREDVEDVIKKLDESISIKQQAETPTLIHKIITE from the coding sequence ATGAGAATGGTAGATATTATTGAAAAGAAACGTGATGGCAAAGCATTAACGACGAAGGAAATTGAATTCTTTATCAATGGTTATACAAATGGGGATATACCTGATTACCAGGCATCAAGTTTAGCAATGGCTATTTTCTTCCAAGATATGAATGAAGAAGAACGTGCGGCTTTAACAATGGCAATGGTTAATTCAGGTGACGTTATTGATTTGTCACAAATTAATGGTATCAAAGTAGACAAACATTCAACTGGAGGTGTAGGTGATACTACGACATTAGTGTTGGCACCTTTAGTTGCAGCCGTCGGTGTGCCAGTAGCTAAAATGAGCGGTCGTGGCTTAGGACATACTGGCGGAACAATTGATAAATTAGAATCAATTAAAGGATTTCATGTTGAGATTTCTGAAGCGGATTTTGTGAAATTAGTTAATAAGAATCAAGTAGCGGTTATAGGCCAATCAGGCAATTTAACACCAGCTGATAAAAAATTATATGCATTGAGAGATGTTACCGGCACAGTTAACTCTATACCATTAATTGCTTCTTCTATAATGAGTAAAAAGATTGCAGCAGGTGCGGATGCAATTGTATTAGATGTTAAAACTGGTAATGGTGCATTTATGAAGACTTTAGAAGACGCGGAAAGTTTAGCACACGCAATGGTAAGTATTGGAAATAATGTAGGAAGAAATACTATGGCTATTATTTCTGATATGAGTCAACCGCTTGGTCGTGCGATCGGTAATGCTCTAGAATTAAAAGAAGCGATTGATACATTAAATGGAGAAGGGCCAGAAGATTTAACTGAACTCGTTTTAACGCTAGGTTCGCAAATGGTAGTATTGGCTAACAAAGCAACATCATTAGATGAAGCACGTGAACGATTATTAAATGCTATCAGTGATGGTTCGGCCATCGCGAAGTTTAAGACATTTTTACAGAATCAAGGTGGCGATGCATCAGTAGTTGATCATCCTGAAAATTTACCAACTGCACAATATCAAATTGATTATAAAGCTAAATCAAGTGGTGTTGTAGCAGAATTAATTGCTAATGAAATAGGCGTAGCATCAATGATGTTAGGCGCAGGTCGTCAAACTAAAGAAGATAAAATTGATTTGAGCGTTGGACTTGTCTTAAATAAAAAAGTTGGTGATTCTGTTGAAGAGGGCGAATCTTTATTAACAATTCATAGTAATCGCGAAGATGTGGAAGATGTTATTAAGAAACTTGATGAAAGTATTTCTATTAAACAACAAGCAGAAACACCAACATTAATTCATAAAATTATTACAGAGTAG